One Kwoniella pini CBS 10737 chromosome 10, complete sequence genomic region harbors:
- a CDS encoding OPT family small oligopeptide transporter, with translation MAVTPREAEEYELPSLAESSSKTYEDGDEITREDAKLLEGSDKLQDGDSRLEDDPTAYGRAAQDDEIIGKGSNVEALIARSVPSTDDPSLPTLTLRVILLGSSFCILGASSSMVFYFKSNAPQFSQYFVILATYPLGHVLANEKLISRGKKLFGWELNPGRFSIKEAILVSVLSSSGATAAYAADILTIMDLYFDTPVGTIPSILMLLTTQCIGFGLAGTLQSLLVNPPAMYWPSTLVTVQLFTTLYSTTSSNLSHAAQVLTTKRLRIFMIIFLFTMIYQFLPFLLFPTLTSVSILCLINNESWWMRTLGSGYTGLGVADWSFDWSSIGSSGPLYTPYWALGNYFGGLAGMMWIVMPLLLLTNFWSARSFPSPVSAGLFNSSFEKFDVTSILKPDLSLDEEAYEKAKPLLLTPYFALSYALNFAALSSVLVHVWLWHRDEIKEAISKRGTDLNDVHNKLMRSYRSVPSSWYIGLLGVNFGAAVILVKITPLQMPIWALILAMAIATIFLVPVGIITAVSNTQIGLNVLTEFVAGVLMPGKPIGNVTFKCYGYMAMSQALALTADLKLGWYTSIPPREMFACQIIGTVLGALTNYVTLESVLQSKRGYLDGSVVDPTGQWTGRSPAIFYSASIIWGAVAPARFFSGGYESLYLGFLVGALVPIACWWGHKRWPGYKLNKVVFPIICSGASIVPQYPTNIILTSAILTIISNSYLSKKFSKFHNNYIYVVSSALDAGTSMTAMIIYLLFGGVIWNWNGPNWWGNNKLDSEHCIPGT, from the exons ATGGCGGTGACCCCACGCGAGGCCGAAGAATACGAATTACCTTCATTAGCCGAATCTAGCTCAAAAACatatgaagatggtgaCGAGATCACTCGAGAGGATGCCAAGCTTCTCGAAGGATCGGATAAGCTACAAGATGGTGACTCGCGGCTGGAAGACGATCCAACAGCATATGGACGAGCAGCgcaagatgatgaaattatagGGAAAGGTAGTAACGTAGAAGCGTTGATAGCTCGA AGCGTGCCATCAACAGATGATCCTTCGCTTCCTACTCTGACTCTCAGAGTCATACTATTGGGCTCATCATTCTGCATATTGGgcgcttcttcttcgatgGTATTTTACTTCAAGTCTAATGCACCTCAATTCTCTCAATATTTCGTTATCTTAGCCACGTACCCTTTAGGACACGTCCTGGCGAACGAGAAACTCATATCGCGAGGAAAGAAGCTTTTCGGATGGGAGCTGAATCCTGGGAGATTTAGTATCAAAGAAGCTATCTTAGTCAG CGTTCTGAGCTCTTCTGGTGCTACTGCTGCTTACGCTGCCGATATCTTAACAATCATGGATCTGTACTTCGATACACCAGTGGGGACCATACCTTCCatattgatgttgttgaCTACCCAATGTATCGGATTCGGCTTAGCTG GTACGCTTCAGAGTCTCCTCGTGAACCCTCCGGCAATGTATTGGCCTTCAACATTGGTGACAGTCCAGCTATTCACCACACTTTATTCTACCACATCTTCGAACCTTTCCCATGCAGCTCAAGTATTAACGACTAAACGATTACGGATTTTTATGATAATCTTCCTATTCACAATGATATACCAATTCCTCCCTTTCCTATTATTTCCAACGTTGACATCAGTAAGCATATTATGTCTGATCAATAACGAATCTTGGTGGATGAGAACTCTGGGCAGTGGATATACTGGATTAGGAGTAGCAGACTGGAGTTTCGACTGGAGCAGTATAGGATCTTCAGGTCCTTTGTACACCCCTTATTGGGCCTTGGGGAATTACTTCGGTGGACTAGCAGGAATGATGTGGATC GTAATGCCTTTGCTACTCCTCACAAACTTCTGGTCGGCTAGATCCTTCCCTTCCCCCGTTTCAGCAGGTCTTTTCAACTCGTCATTCGAAAAATTCGATGTAACTTCGATTCTCAAGcctgatttatcattagatgaagaagcgTATGAGAAGGCGAAACCTTTGCTGCTGACTCCCTACTT TGCTCTGTCATATGCGTTAAATTTCGCTGCTCTATCTAGTGTTCTTGTACATGTCTGGCTATGGCATCGAGATGAGATCAAGGAAG CAATCTCGAAAAGAGGTACTGATTTGAACGATGTGCATAA CAAGCTCATGCGATCCTATCGAAGCGTCCCTTCCTCTTGGTATATAGGCTTGTTAGGGGTGAATTTCGGAGCTGCAG TAATCCTGGTCAAAATTACCCCACTGCAGATGCCGATATGGGCGCTGATTCTGGCAATGGCTATAGCGACG ATTTTCCTCGTGCC TGTCGGAATAATCACTGCTGTCAGCAATACGCAGATCGGTTTG AACGTCTTAACGGAATT TGTCGCGGGAGTCCTGATGCCCGGTAAACCAATCGGAAA CGTCACTTTCAAGTGCTACGGAT ATATGGCGATGTCTCAAGCCTTGGCCCTTACTGCTGATCTTAAACTTGGCTGGTATACTTCGATACCGCCTAGAGAGATGTTCGCCTGCCAAATTATTGGCACAGTTCTAGGCGCTCTAACGAATT ATGTTACATTGGAATCGGTCCTACAGTCTAAACGAGGTTATCTCGATGGCTCAGTTGTAGATCCGACAGGTCAATGGACAGGTCGATCTCCCGCAATTTTCTATTCGGCAAGTATCATTTGGGGTGCAGTAGCACCTGCTAGATTCTTTAGTGGAGGTTATGAATCGCTGTATTTGGGTTTCTTAGTAGGAGCTCTCGTTCCAATTGCATGTTGGTGGGGTCATAAGCGTTGGCCAGGGTACAAGTTGAACAAG GTTGTATTTCCAATTATATGTAGTGGAGCAAGTATAGTTCCACAATA TCCAACAAATATTATACTTACTTCAGCAATTTTAactataatttcaaattcatatttatctaaaaaattttcaaaatttcataATAATTATATTTATGTTGTTTCATCTGCACTTGATGCAGGTACTTCTATGACTgcaatgataatttatttattatttggTGGTGtaatttggaattggaatggTCCTAATTGGTGGggaaataataaattagataGTGAACATTGTATACCTGGTacataa